Proteins encoded within one genomic window of Bradyrhizobium sp. 186:
- a CDS encoding PAS domain S-box protein, translating to MEERIVRPDHSNADWLRAVVDTAVDGVILIDAKGCVLMFNPACEDLFGYPASEVIGRNVKVLMPSSYSNAHDGFLQNYHSSGERKIIGIGREVVGQRKDGTTFLMHLSVGEAKQATGESIFVGIVHDLTERERVERELRESAARLRAVVDTAVDGVILIDSDGIILKFNPACEKLFKYEADEVLGENVRMLMPEPYRSEHDGYVRNFITTGEKKIIGIGREVTGQRKDGTTFPMDLSVGEAGQDGSSIFVGMIHDLTERKRTEAQLMQAQKMEAVGQLSGGISHDFNNLLTVIVGNAEYLSEQLVSRADLKRLADDICSAGERGAELTQRLLAFSRKQLLRPVETECNKLVESMHKLLRRTLREDIDISTHSDSELRYAFADPVQIESAILNLALNAQDAMVSGGHLTLSTANASIDAGDHNAHPEVGPGEYVVIAVTDDGTGMLKRVRERAFEPFFTTKEVGKGSGLGLSMVYGFAKQSNGHVTIYSEPGLGTTVRIYLPAAAAKTQGVPLAVDKKVALSGSETVLIVEDDPFVRSYAVMSLESLGYKVISAVDGKEALQKLEAAPHVDLLFTDVVMPGGISGWELAGLARKVRPELHVLLTSGYALETLAANGHVRQGALILEKPYRKAELACLLREALSAPVPV from the coding sequence GTGGAGGAGCGCATCGTCAGGCCGGACCATTCCAATGCGGACTGGCTACGCGCCGTCGTCGACACCGCGGTCGACGGCGTGATCCTGATCGACGCGAAGGGCTGCGTCCTGATGTTCAATCCGGCCTGCGAAGACCTGTTCGGCTATCCCGCGAGCGAGGTCATCGGCCGGAATGTCAAGGTTCTGATGCCGTCGTCCTATAGCAATGCCCATGATGGTTTCCTGCAAAACTATCACAGTAGCGGCGAGCGGAAGATCATCGGCATTGGCCGCGAGGTCGTGGGGCAGCGCAAGGACGGTACGACATTCCTGATGCATCTTTCGGTCGGCGAGGCCAAGCAGGCCACGGGCGAGTCGATCTTCGTCGGCATCGTTCATGACCTCACCGAGCGCGAAAGGGTCGAGCGCGAGCTGCGCGAAAGTGCGGCACGGCTGCGTGCGGTGGTCGATACGGCGGTCGACGGCGTGATCCTGATCGATTCCGACGGCATCATCCTGAAATTCAATCCGGCCTGCGAAAAGCTGTTCAAATATGAGGCCGACGAGGTTCTTGGAGAAAACGTCCGGATGCTGATGCCGGAGCCCTACCGTTCCGAGCACGACGGGTATGTCCGCAATTTCATCACCACCGGCGAGAAGAAGATCATCGGCATCGGCCGCGAGGTGACAGGGCAGCGCAAGGACGGCACGACCTTCCCGATGGATCTTTCGGTCGGCGAGGCCGGGCAGGACGGCTCGTCCATCTTCGTCGGCATGATCCACGACCTGACCGAGCGCAAGCGCACCGAGGCGCAGCTCATGCAGGCGCAGAAGATGGAGGCGGTCGGGCAGCTCTCCGGCGGCATCTCGCACGATTTCAACAATCTTCTCACCGTGATCGTCGGCAACGCCGAATATCTCAGCGAACAGTTGGTGTCGCGAGCGGATTTGAAGCGGCTCGCCGACGATATCTGTAGCGCCGGCGAACGCGGCGCGGAGCTGACGCAACGCCTGCTCGCCTTCAGCCGCAAGCAGTTGCTGCGGCCGGTCGAGACCGAATGCAACAAGCTCGTCGAATCCATGCACAAGCTGCTGCGGCGGACTCTTCGCGAGGATATCGATATCTCCACGCATTCCGATTCCGAACTCCGGTACGCCTTCGCCGATCCGGTGCAGATCGAATCGGCAATCCTCAACCTCGCGCTCAACGCCCAGGACGCGATGGTGTCCGGTGGACACCTGACCCTCTCGACGGCGAACGCCTCGATCGATGCCGGCGATCACAATGCGCATCCGGAGGTCGGGCCCGGCGAGTACGTCGTGATCGCCGTGACCGACGACGGCACGGGCATGCTGAAGCGGGTGCGGGAACGGGCGTTCGAGCCCTTCTTCACCACCAAGGAGGTCGGCAAGGGCAGCGGGCTGGGGCTCAGCATGGTCTACGGCTTCGCCAAGCAATCCAACGGCCATGTCACCATCTACAGCGAGCCGGGTCTGGGAACGACGGTGCGGATCTATCTTCCGGCCGCGGCGGCGAAGACGCAGGGCGTGCCGCTGGCGGTCGACAAAAAGGTGGCGCTGAGCGGTTCCGAAACGGTGCTGATCGTCGAGGATGATCCGTTCGTCCGGTCCTATGCGGTCATGAGTCTCGAGAGCCTGGGCTACAAGGTCATCTCCGCCGTCGACGGCAAGGAGGCCTTGCAGAAGCTCGAGGCTGCGCCGCACGTCGATCTCCTGTTCACCGATGTCGTCATGCCGGGGGGCATCAGCGGCTGGGAGTTGGCGGGCCTCGCGCGCAAGGTCAGGCCCGAGCTACACGTGCTGCTGACGTCCGGCTATGCCCTGGAAACGCTGGCGGCGAACGGCCACGTCCGGCAGGGTGCTCTGATCCTGGAAAAACCCTATCGCAAGGCGGAGCTTGCGTGTCTGTTGCGGGAGGCTCTCTCCGCGCCGGTGCCGGTCTGA
- a CDS encoding crosslink repair DNA glycosylase YcaQ family protein: MSRAPKPLPLTTTQARQVWLHAQRLDARAPFGEGAQAVADAIAHLGYVQIDTINVIERSHHHILFSRIPSYRRADLRHAQTNDRSVFEYWTHALSYVPASDFRFFLPAMREHRREGHKWFASVTPADMRKVMRLVRAGPLTIRDIEDDVLTEKEHLWQSRKPSKRALQLAFYTGVVTVSERQGMLKTYELMMRHFGWDTLPKPAPAKEITTYLLDRALRSQGVVSLDSICHLDAPSKKPVAGLIAARVRRGELVPVTIDGAGKQEHWARPSALELGEVSPDLVHILSPFDPLIIQRKRTNLILGYNHLFEAYVPKAKRKLGYFALPVLVGDEIVAALDLKTDRQSKKLLMQKWTWVGQGKKTAGRKELKQKIEGELDRFERFQLAE; the protein is encoded by the coding sequence ATGTCCCGCGCACCCAAGCCGCTTCCGCTCACCACGACACAGGCCCGGCAGGTCTGGCTGCATGCCCAGCGGCTGGACGCGCGAGCGCCGTTCGGGGAGGGTGCGCAGGCCGTCGCAGACGCGATCGCCCATCTCGGCTATGTGCAGATCGACACCATCAATGTGATCGAGCGCTCCCACCACCATATCCTGTTCAGCCGCATCCCGTCCTACCGCCGCGCCGATCTGCGTCATGCCCAGACCAACGATAGAAGCGTGTTCGAGTACTGGACCCATGCGCTGTCTTACGTGCCTGCGAGCGACTTCCGCTTCTTTCTGCCAGCGATGCGCGAGCACCGCCGCGAGGGGCACAAATGGTTTGCGTCGGTGACGCCGGCCGACATGCGCAAGGTGATGCGGCTGGTGCGCGCCGGCCCGCTGACGATCCGCGACATCGAGGACGACGTGCTCACCGAGAAGGAGCATCTGTGGCAGAGCCGCAAGCCGTCGAAGCGGGCGTTGCAGCTCGCCTTCTATACCGGCGTCGTGACCGTCAGCGAGCGTCAAGGCATGCTCAAGACCTACGAGCTGATGATGCGCCATTTCGGCTGGGACACGCTGCCTAAGCCGGCGCCGGCGAAGGAGATCACGACCTATCTGCTCGATCGCGCGCTGCGGTCGCAAGGCGTGGTGAGCCTTGACTCGATCTGCCATCTCGACGCGCCGAGCAAGAAGCCGGTCGCGGGCCTGATCGCCGCGCGCGTCCGCCGCGGCGAGCTCGTGCCTGTGACGATCGACGGCGCCGGCAAGCAGGAGCATTGGGCGCGGCCGTCGGCGCTGGAGCTGGGCGAGGTGTCGCCGGATCTCGTCCACATCCTCTCGCCGTTCGATCCCCTGATCATCCAGCGCAAGCGCACCAACCTCATCTTGGGTTACAACCATTTGTTCGAAGCCTACGTGCCGAAGGCCAAGCGCAAGCTCGGCTACTTTGCGCTTCCCGTGCTGGTCGGCGACGAGATCGTCGCCGCGCTCGACCTCAAGACCGACCGGCAGAGCAAGAAACTGTTGATGCAGAAATGGACCTGGGTCGGGCAGGGGAAGAAGACGGCGGGGCGCAAGGAGCTCAAGCAGAAAATCGAGGGTGAGCTCGACCGCTTCGAGCGGTTTCAACTGGCGGAGTGA
- a CDS encoding xanthine dehydrogenase family protein molybdopterin-binding subunit, with protein sequence MTAAAPEPKANMGRPVPRYDAVSKVTGRATYASDMPLANPAYAFLVTSAIAKGRVDSFDLDDASRVRGLIDVVTHENAPKLKDSKLFSNGGYAATTIQPMKSADIAHDGQIVAVVIAESYEAAREAANRVKVNYTAVMPSATFDSPGTTTAAAKGQNAQFKEDPKVGDFARAFDAAEVKLTASYDTPTQHHNPMELFATSCAWMGDNLVIYEPSQYVYGLKNGVAEQLGIDADKVRVVNPYVGGGFGSRGSMTPRTAIIAGIAKRLNRPIKLVPTRDQGFTITTHRAETRHQIKLGAGRDGKLIALRHEGAEVSSRPDAYCVGGTKTTTRLYACPNVDSLVSIVRADRNTPGFMRSPPEVPYLFALESAMDELAVKLDMDPVELRRINDTTNEPIGGKPYTSRSLMACFDEAARAFGWAQRSRAPKSMAEGDWLIGYGCAATCYPTQMGPSAARVRLQRDGRTRVEIAGHEIGTGAYTIIAQTAAERLGVPLEKVAVFIGDSDLPPAPVAGGSNSTASTCSVVMMVCDKVRQRLFRAVMPNESLTDKAKETVGIGQTPATRAAKSDQPLNLEKAFDALGVGIVEEYGEWKPEGAPLDSFQAMHSGHVRLVGGSSMEDKIAYAFGAEFVEVRVNRFTHEIRAPRLVGAFACGRIMNPRTARSQLMGGLIWGMSSALLEATEIDERTARYVNDNFADYLVPVNADVPGVEVILLSEQDDHINPAGAKGLGELANVGTNAAICNAIYHATGQRIRKLPVRLENIEV encoded by the coding sequence ATGACCGCTGCCGCTCCCGAGCCGAAGGCGAACATGGGCCGGCCCGTGCCGCGCTATGATGCAGTCTCAAAAGTCACGGGGCGTGCGACCTATGCCTCCGATATGCCGCTGGCCAATCCGGCCTATGCGTTCCTGGTCACGAGCGCCATCGCCAAGGGGCGCGTCGACAGCTTTGATCTTGATGACGCCAGCCGTGTCCGCGGCCTGATCGACGTCGTCACGCATGAAAATGCGCCGAAGCTGAAGGACTCGAAGCTCTTCAGCAATGGCGGCTATGCGGCGACCACGATTCAACCGATGAAGTCAGCCGACATCGCGCATGATGGTCAGATCGTTGCGGTGGTCATCGCCGAGAGCTACGAGGCCGCGCGCGAAGCCGCAAACCGCGTCAAGGTGAATTACACGGCGGTGATGCCCAGTGCGACGTTCGACTCGCCGGGAACAACGACGGCCGCTGCCAAGGGCCAGAATGCGCAGTTCAAGGAGGACCCGAAGGTCGGCGACTTCGCCCGGGCGTTCGATGCGGCCGAGGTCAAGCTCACGGCCTCCTACGACACGCCAACGCAGCACCACAATCCGATGGAGCTGTTTGCGACGAGCTGCGCCTGGATGGGCGACAATCTCGTGATCTACGAGCCGAGCCAGTACGTCTACGGCCTGAAGAACGGCGTCGCCGAGCAGCTCGGCATCGACGCCGACAAGGTGCGTGTGGTCAATCCCTATGTCGGCGGCGGCTTCGGTTCGCGCGGCTCGATGACGCCGCGGACCGCCATCATCGCCGGGATTGCGAAGCGCCTGAACCGGCCGATCAAGCTGGTGCCGACGCGCGACCAGGGCTTCACGATCACGACCCATCGCGCCGAGACGCGGCATCAGATCAAGCTAGGCGCCGGCCGCGATGGCAAACTCATTGCGCTGAGGCACGAGGGCGCCGAGGTGTCCTCGCGTCCCGATGCATACTGCGTGGGCGGCACCAAGACCACCACGCGGCTCTATGCCTGCCCGAATGTCGACAGCTTGGTGTCGATCGTGCGCGCCGACCGCAACACGCCGGGCTTCATGCGTTCGCCGCCGGAGGTGCCGTATCTGTTCGCGCTGGAAAGCGCGATGGACGAGCTCGCTGTCAAGCTGGACATGGATCCGGTCGAGCTCCGCCGTATCAACGACACCACCAACGAGCCGATCGGCGGCAAGCCCTACACCTCGCGGTCGCTGATGGCCTGCTTCGATGAAGCCGCCAGGGCGTTCGGCTGGGCGCAGCGCTCGAGGGCGCCGAAGTCGATGGCGGAAGGCGATTGGCTGATCGGCTATGGCTGCGCCGCCACCTGCTATCCGACGCAGATGGGACCGTCTGCGGCGCGCGTGCGCCTGCAGCGCGACGGCCGCACCCGCGTCGAGATCGCGGGCCACGAGATCGGCACCGGCGCTTACACCATCATCGCACAGACCGCAGCAGAACGACTTGGCGTACCGCTGGAGAAGGTCGCGGTCTTCATCGGCGACAGCGATCTGCCGCCGGCGCCGGTCGCGGGCGGCTCGAACTCGACGGCCAGCACCTGTTCGGTGGTGATGATGGTCTGCGACAAGGTCCGCCAGCGGCTGTTCAGGGCGGTGATGCCGAACGAAAGCCTGACCGACAAGGCCAAGGAGACCGTAGGCATCGGTCAAACTCCGGCGACGCGGGCAGCGAAAAGCGATCAGCCGTTGAATCTGGAAAAGGCGTTCGATGCGCTTGGCGTCGGCATCGTCGAGGAATATGGCGAGTGGAAGCCGGAAGGGGCACCGCTCGATTCCTTCCAGGCGATGCACAGCGGTCACGTGCGGCTGGTCGGCGGCAGCAGCATGGAGGACAAGATCGCCTACGCCTTCGGCGCCGAATTCGTGGAGGTCAGGGTCAACCGTTTCACGCACGAGATCCGCGCGCCGCGCCTGGTCGGCGCTTTCGCGTGCGGGCGCATCATGAATCCGCGTACGGCCCGCAGCCAGCTCATGGGCGGCCTGATCTGGGGCATGTCCTCGGCGCTGCTGGAGGCCACCGAGATCGACGAGCGCACCGCGCGCTACGTTAACGACAATTTTGCCGATTATCTCGTGCCCGTGAACGCGGACGTCCCAGGCGTCGAGGTCATCCTGCTCTCCGAACAGGATGATCACATCAACCCGGCGGGCGCGAAGGGTCTTGGCGAACTCGCCAATGTCGGCACCAACGCCGCGATCTGCAACGCCATCTATCACGCCACGGGACAACGCATCCGCAAGCTACCGGTCCGGCTCGAAAATATCGAGGTCTGA
- a CDS encoding cupin domain-containing protein encodes MAGHDHTHSHHAHDHDDRWKHDGVRVVPGNQLDPNVPSTAGMDRKAAINFARVGAQKLWAGTVSIKPDAKTGAHHHGHLESIIYVVKGKARMRWGENLQFTAEAGPGDFIYVPPYVPHQEINASPDEVLECVLVRSDGEAVAINLDIEPVEKPETVLWIDPIHRDPNEKA; translated from the coding sequence ATGGCCGGCCATGACCATACGCATTCGCACCATGCACACGATCACGACGATCGCTGGAAACATGACGGTGTGCGCGTTGTTCCCGGCAACCAGCTCGATCCCAACGTGCCGTCGACGGCGGGCATGGACCGCAAGGCCGCGATCAATTTCGCGCGCGTCGGTGCGCAGAAATTGTGGGCGGGCACCGTGAGCATCAAGCCCGACGCCAAGACCGGCGCGCATCACCATGGCCATCTCGAAAGCATCATCTATGTGGTGAAGGGCAAGGCGCGCATGCGCTGGGGCGAAAACCTCCAGTTCACTGCGGAAGCCGGCCCCGGCGATTTCATCTACGTGCCGCCTTATGTGCCGCATCAGGAGATCAACGCCAGCCCCGATGAAGTGCTGGAATGCGTGCTGGTGCGCAGCGACGGCGAGGCGGTGGCGATCAATCTCGACATCGAGCCGGTCGAGAAGCCCGAGACGGTGCTGTGGATCGATCCCATCCACCGGGATCCGAACGAAAAGGCATGA
- a CDS encoding VOC family protein, whose protein sequence is MSKVVPCLWFNGDAEEAANFYVSLVPNSEITHVQRNVTDSPSGKEGSVLVVEFTVAGQPLVALNGGMKMEYTHALSLMIHCDDQAQLDSVWNAFLAHGGKEQQCGWLNDRYGVSWQVVPKVMFEFLSSPDRAAAGRAMQAMMKMVKLDVESLRRAFEGRSAA, encoded by the coding sequence ATGTCCAAGGTCGTACCCTGCCTGTGGTTCAATGGCGACGCCGAGGAAGCCGCGAATTTCTACGTCTCGCTCGTGCCGAATTCGGAGATCACGCACGTTCAGCGCAACGTCACCGACAGCCCGTCCGGCAAGGAGGGCTCCGTACTCGTCGTCGAGTTCACGGTGGCCGGGCAGCCCCTGGTCGCGCTCAATGGCGGGATGAAGATGGAGTACACCCACGCGCTCTCGCTGATGATCCATTGCGACGATCAGGCCCAGCTCGACAGCGTCTGGAACGCTTTCCTCGCCCATGGCGGCAAGGAGCAGCAGTGCGGCTGGCTCAATGACCGCTACGGCGTGTCCTGGCAGGTCGTGCCGAAAGTGATGTTCGAATTTCTCTCGAGCCCGGACAGGGCTGCGGCCGGTCGTGCGATGCAGGCCATGATGAAGATGGTGAAGCTCGATGTCGAAAGCTTGCGCCGCGCCTTCGAGGGCAGGTCGGCGGCGTGA
- a CDS encoding FKBP-type peptidyl-prolyl cis-trans isomerase encodes MQRFQRALLALMSALAITMIGSVSHFVSTTASAQTAGKTMTTTSGLQIIDSVAGTGASPKPGQICVMHYTGWLYENGQKGKKFDSSVDRNEPFEFPIGKGRVIAGWDEGVASMKVGGKRTLIIPAQLGYGARGAGGVIPPNATLMFDVELLAVK; translated from the coding sequence ATGCAGCGTTTCCAGCGCGCGCTCCTCGCCCTGATGTCGGCACTCGCGATCACCATGATCGGCAGCGTGTCGCATTTCGTTTCCACCACGGCCTCGGCCCAGACCGCAGGAAAGACCATGACCACAACTTCAGGCTTGCAGATCATCGACAGCGTCGCCGGCACTGGTGCCTCGCCAAAGCCCGGCCAGATCTGCGTGATGCACTACACCGGCTGGCTCTACGAGAACGGCCAGAAGGGCAAGAAATTCGACTCGTCCGTCGATCGCAATGAGCCGTTCGAGTTTCCGATTGGCAAGGGTCGCGTCATCGCGGGCTGGGACGAGGGCGTTGCTTCCATGAAGGTCGGCGGCAAGCGTACGCTGATCATTCCGGCGCAGCTCGGCTACGGCGCTCGCGGCGCCGGCGGCGTGATCCCGCCGAACGCGACGCTGATGTTCGACGTGGAATTGCTCGCGGTGAAGTGA
- a CDS encoding OmpA family protein, whose amino-acid sequence MTRFDKFFGLRAIALSVALSMTAGLALAGDNNVSANQILDALKPKPVTRGLSAGPQADPAVQAKESTFLNTVRNRSTRSLSTGEREQIAELAATKPKIDLEIQFDYNSADIAKTSVPSVQALGKALSDPSLKGSTFVVAGHTDAIGTEEYNQGLSERRADTIKKYLVQNYGLTGTDLVTVGYGKTKLKDTANGADPINRRVQVVNMDTKTASK is encoded by the coding sequence ATGACCCGTTTTGATAAGTTTTTTGGACTGAGGGCGATTGCTCTCTCGGTAGCGCTGTCGATGACGGCAGGGCTGGCATTGGCCGGCGACAACAACGTCTCCGCCAACCAGATCCTGGACGCGTTGAAGCCGAAGCCGGTGACCCGTGGCCTCTCCGCTGGTCCGCAGGCCGATCCGGCGGTGCAGGCCAAGGAATCGACGTTTCTGAACACCGTGCGCAACCGCTCGACCCGGTCGCTGTCGACGGGCGAGCGCGAGCAGATCGCCGAGCTCGCGGCGACCAAGCCGAAGATCGATCTGGAGATCCAGTTCGACTACAACTCGGCTGACATCGCCAAGACGTCGGTGCCGTCGGTGCAGGCGCTCGGCAAGGCGCTATCCGATCCGTCTCTCAAGGGCTCGACCTTCGTGGTCGCCGGCCACACCGATGCGATAGGCACCGAAGAGTACAATCAAGGGCTCTCCGAACGTCGCGCCGACACCATCAAGAAGTATCTGGTGCAGAACTACGGCCTCACCGGCACCGATTTGGTCACCGTCGGCTATGGCAAGACCAAGCTGAAGGACACCGCCAACGGCGCCGATCCGATCAACCGCCGCGTCCAGGTCGTGAACATGGACACCAAGACGGCATCAAAGTGA
- a CDS encoding xanthine dehydrogenase family protein subunit M, with the protein MRSFLYQRATDPGMAVQALSAAAAANNPMTQAAAQPLAGGTTLIDLMKLDVMRPAAIVDINPLAQGWSGIEPGGENLRLGALAKMSDVAAHADIQRQYPVIANSLKLAASAQLRNMATLGGNVMQRTRCSYFRDISYENCNKRNPGSGCAAMEGFNRMHAVLGTSDQCIATYPGDFAQALIALDAMVEITGKAGTRSMPFAQLHKAPASSPEIETTLRPGELISGFTVSGRWPRSVYLKVRDRQSYEFALSSAAIALDVRNGVIDDARVALGGVATVPWRAREAEALLKGQRFDDDLARRVADAAFAGASGRQHNSFKIALGKRVVARALQQAVTMEI; encoded by the coding sequence ATGCGATCCTTCCTGTATCAGAGGGCGACAGACCCGGGCATGGCCGTGCAGGCGCTCAGCGCAGCCGCCGCGGCCAACAATCCAATGACCCAGGCCGCCGCACAGCCGCTCGCCGGCGGCACCACGCTCATCGATCTGATGAAGCTGGATGTGATGCGGCCCGCAGCGATCGTCGATATCAATCCATTGGCGCAGGGTTGGTCCGGTATTGAGCCGGGTGGTGAAAATTTGCGGCTCGGTGCGCTCGCAAAAATGTCCGATGTTGCTGCGCATGCTGACATTCAGCGCCAATATCCGGTGATCGCCAATTCATTGAAGCTTGCCGCCAGCGCCCAGTTGCGCAACATGGCGACCCTCGGCGGCAATGTGATGCAGAGGACGCGCTGCAGCTATTTTCGCGATATCTCCTATGAGAACTGCAACAAGCGCAATCCCGGCTCCGGCTGCGCCGCGATGGAGGGGTTCAACCGCATGCATGCGGTGCTCGGCACCTCCGATCAGTGCATTGCGACCTATCCCGGCGACTTTGCCCAGGCCCTGATTGCGCTGGACGCGATGGTCGAGATCACCGGGAAAGCCGGCACCCGCAGCATGCCGTTCGCGCAGTTGCACAAGGCGCCCGCCAGTTCGCCCGAAATCGAGACGACGCTTCGGCCTGGCGAGCTCATCTCGGGATTTACCGTCTCGGGCCGCTGGCCTCGGTCGGTCTATCTCAAGGTGCGCGACCGGCAGTCTTATGAGTTCGCGCTGTCGTCGGCGGCGATCGCGCTGGACGTGCGGAATGGCGTGATCGATGACGCGCGCGTGGCACTTGGCGGTGTTGCCACCGTGCCTTGGCGCGCGCGTGAGGCGGAGGCGCTGTTGAAGGGGCAGAGATTCGACGATGACCTGGCCCGGCGTGTCGCGGATGCTGCTTTCGCAGGCGCCAGCGGGCGGCAGCATAACAGCTTCAAGATCGCACTCGGCAAGCGCGTGGTGGCGCGCGCGCTGCAACAGGCCGTAACGATGGAGATCTGA
- a CDS encoding phospholipid carrier-dependent glycosyltransferase — protein MWRNYHKRRGTCAMLSDSCGGMRSMKSTVFIFLRGEADLTRKTSPQKPLELPAVPKVSRSAVIAVAIFLVAHLALLIGLTTPEKFVFDEVHYVPAARQMLGPAASQPVLNPMHPPLAKELIAASIAAFGDNALGWRYPATLFGALAIVAIYLCGLALFAAQGPAIAAALIAAFNQMIYVQARIAMLDIFALGFGLLATAAFMHGSRRERPHALFALAGALFGFAAACKWSGLFPLGVCIVIVAVIRLMQGWHTLFADAKPGDWYRPDLWPDLRTHHVALCFAVLPAATYLAAFVPLYGLSLSDLIEAQRRIFADNTTTAIAGHTYMSSWPSWPLLMRPVWFLFDKTAEDHVSAIVLLGNPVVLWPALLALAVVLRDFIVTRRWDAFLIAAFYFGPWLAWALLPRTLGFIYYYLPAATAASLALVYVLRRDGLPRWLLWAYVGVAAIGFVVMLPVSAAFIGTSMQTFNRLMLFQNWI, from the coding sequence ATGTGGCGAAATTATCACAAGCGGCGCGGGACGTGCGCTATGCTTAGTGACAGTTGCGGCGGAATGCGTTCAATGAAAAGTACCGTCTTTATTTTTCTCCGCGGTGAAGCAGATTTGACACGCAAAACATCTCCACAAAAGCCGCTTGAATTGCCTGCGGTTCCAAAAGTGTCGCGGAGCGCAGTGATTGCTGTCGCGATTTTCCTGGTCGCGCATCTCGCGCTGCTGATCGGTCTCACCACGCCGGAAAAATTCGTCTTCGACGAGGTGCATTATGTGCCGGCCGCGCGGCAGATGCTTGGCCCCGCGGCGTCGCAGCCGGTGCTCAATCCGATGCATCCGCCGCTGGCGAAAGAGCTGATCGCGGCATCGATCGCGGCCTTCGGCGACAACGCGCTCGGCTGGCGCTATCCGGCGACGCTGTTCGGTGCGCTCGCGATCGTGGCGATCTATCTGTGCGGCCTCGCGCTGTTCGCCGCGCAGGGGCCTGCAATCGCCGCAGCGCTGATCGCGGCCTTCAACCAGATGATCTACGTGCAGGCGCGCATCGCGATGCTCGACATTTTTGCGCTCGGCTTCGGCCTGCTCGCGACGGCGGCCTTCATGCACGGCTCTCGAAGGGAACGGCCGCATGCGCTGTTTGCGCTCGCAGGCGCGTTGTTCGGTTTCGCCGCCGCCTGCAAGTGGAGCGGATTGTTTCCGCTCGGCGTCTGCATCGTCATCGTCGCGGTGATCCGCCTGATGCAGGGCTGGCACACACTGTTTGCCGACGCGAAGCCGGGTGACTGGTATCGGCCCGACCTCTGGCCTGATCTCAGGACGCATCATGTCGCGCTCTGCTTCGCCGTCCTGCCGGCGGCGACATATCTTGCGGCCTTCGTCCCGCTCTATGGATTGTCGCTGTCGGACCTGATCGAGGCGCAGCGCCGGATATTTGCCGACAACACCACCACCGCGATCGCCGGCCATACCTATATGAGCTCTTGGCCGTCCTGGCCGCTCCTCATGCGCCCGGTGTGGTTCCTGTTCGACAAGACCGCGGAGGACCACGTCTCTGCGATCGTCTTGCTCGGCAACCCCGTGGTACTGTGGCCGGCGTTGCTCGCGCTCGCCGTGGTGCTGCGCGACTTCATCGTGACGCGGCGGTGGGATGCGTTCCTGATCGCGGCGTTCTATTTCGGCCCCTGGCTCGCCTGGGCGCTGCTGCCGCGCACGCTCGGCTTCATCTATTACTATCTGCCGGCCGCAACCGCAGCCTCGCTTGCGCTCGTCTATGTCCTGCGCAGGGACGGCCTGCCGCGCTGGCTGCTATGGGCCTATGTCGGCGTCGCGGCCATTGGCTTCGTGGTCATGCTGCCGGTCTCGGCCGCCTTCATTGGGACCTCGATGCAGACCTTCAACCGGCTGATGTTGTTCCAGAATTGGATCTAG
- a CDS encoding FecR family protein has product MNFRFWLFSTLLSAVLCAAFGAQAQTRVGEAVVIQNEVVRVAASATPINVGDSMLRDETVRTGADSAARFVMADSTNLSLGPSATLKLDRTVFNDEHSYRDVAIRMTTGAFRFVTGHSEKTAYKITTPLATIGVRGTTLDILSQRGRSVVVLQDGAASVCTLSFQCVQLTQPGDTAVITSTGGKVSITKTNTPPWTFAATCAASAGLCSVNQYADASPTIAPAVQDDGMLCGR; this is encoded by the coding sequence ATGAATTTTCGTTTCTGGCTTTTCTCCACACTGCTCTCGGCCGTATTGTGCGCGGCGTTTGGCGCCCAGGCGCAGACGCGCGTCGGCGAAGCCGTCGTGATCCAGAACGAAGTGGTGCGCGTGGCCGCGTCCGCGACGCCGATCAATGTCGGCGACAGCATGCTGCGCGACGAGACCGTGCGCACCGGCGCCGACAGCGCGGCACGCTTCGTGATGGCGGACAGCACCAATTTGTCGCTCGGCCCGAGCGCGACGCTGAAGCTCGATCGTACCGTCTTCAACGACGAGCATAGCTATCGCGACGTCGCTATCCGCATGACCACCGGCGCATTCCGTTTCGTCACCGGACATTCGGAGAAGACCGCCTACAAGATCACGACGCCGCTCGCGACCATCGGCGTGCGCGGCACCACCCTCGACATCCTCTCCCAGCGCGGCCGCTCCGTCGTCGTGCTTCAGGACGGCGCGGCCAGCGTCTGCACATTGAGCTTCCAGTGCGTGCAACTCACCCAGCCCGGCGACACCGCGGTCATCACCTCGACCGGCGGCAAGGTCAGCATCACCAAGACCAACACGCCGCCGTGGACGTTCGCCGCGACCTGCGCCGCGAGTGCCGGGCTGTGCTCGGTCAACCAATACGCAGACGCCTCGCCGACCATCGCGCCCGCCGTCCAAGATGACGGCATGCTGTGCGGGCGCTGA